A window of Gasterosteus aculeatus chromosome 9, fGasAcu3.hap1.1, whole genome shotgun sequence contains these coding sequences:
- the s1pr5b gene encoding sphingosine 1-phosphate receptor 5b, translated as MEAWSSAQAGTPPCTPVLHTVPNVSLPNYMQFFWEYQDNSVLVQHYNYTGKLQKDRYREGLKPENIAFLVVCLLIVLENAVVLIAIWRNKKFHLPMYYLLGNLTLSDLLAGITYMANIIMSGHNTLRLTPLLWFLREGGVFITLAASIISLLAIAIERHVTMVTMRPYHGAKRGRMLALIAASWALAGFLGVLPILGWNCIRRLDQCSTVLPLYAKSYILGCVSVFSAVLLAIVVLYVRVFRIVRTNTQRQRLGLTGSMRKGLARKSQKYIALLKTVTIVLGVFIACWLPLFVLLLLDFFSPTRSCPLLYKADYFLGVAMVNSLLNPIIYTLTSKDMRRAILRLLCRPCLMTRDGQVKKIGMPFLECSFSKSEVTAQKLEGGMETTISSGNVITNSSPIKALYPKLFKS; from the coding sequence ATGGAGGCTTGGAGTTCTGCTCAGGCGGGGACTCCCCCGTGTACGCCCGTCCTCCACACTGTCCCCAACGTCTCCTTGCCCAACTACATGCAGTTCTTCTGGGAGTACCAGGACAACTCAGTGCTCGTGCAGCATTACAACTACACCGGAAAGCTGCAGAAAGACCGCTACCGCGAGGGACTCAAGCCCGAGAACATTGCGTTCCTGGTCGTGTGTCTCCTCATTGTCCTGGAGAACGCTGTGGTTCTCATCGCTATTTGGAGGAACAAGAAGTTCCACCTGCCCATGTATTACCTTCTGGGCAACCTGACTCTGTCCGATCTGCTGGCCGGGATTACATACATGGCCAACATCATCATGTCCGGACACAATACGTTGAGACTGACGCCGTTGCTATGGTTcctcagggagggaggggtcttCATCACTCTGGCCGCCTCTATCATTAGTCTACTGGCCATTGCAATTGAACGCCATGTTACTATGGTGACCATGAGGCCCTACCACGGGGCAAAGCGGGGACGGATGTTGGCCCTGATTGCTGCCAGTTGGGCCTTGGCAGGGTTTTTGGGGGTTCTCCCGATTTTGGGGTGGAACTGCATCCGCAGACTGGACCAGTGTTCGACAGTCCTCCCGCTTTATGCCAAGAGCTACATCCTCGGCTGCGTGTCCGTGTTTAGCGCGGTGCTCCTGGCCATCGTGGTCCTCTACGTCAGGGTGTTCCGCATCGTGCGCACCAACACGCAGCGGCAGCGGCTGGGCCTGACGGGCAGCATGAGGAAGGGCTTGGCGAGGAAGTCGCAGAAGTACATCGCCCTCCTCAAGACCGTCACCATCGTGCTAGGGGTCTTCATCGCCTGCTGGCTGCCCCTCttcgtcctgctcctcctggacTTTTTCTCCCCCACCCGCAGCTGTCCGCTCCTCTACAAGGCAGATTACTTCCTGGGAGTAGCCATGGTCAACTCGCTGCTCAACCCAATCATCTACACCCTGACCAGCAAGGACATGAGGAGAGCCATTCTGCGGCTGCTCTGTCGGCCGTGTCTGATGACCCGAGATGGTCAGGTGAAGAAGATTGGGATGCCGTTCCTGGAGTGCAGTTTTAGTAAATCTGAGGTGACAGCCCAGAAGTTGGAGGGTGGAATGGAGACGACCATTTCCTCTGGGAACGTTATCACAAACTCATCTCCTATTAAGGCCCTTTATCCCAAACTCTTCAAGTCATAA